The Panicum hallii strain FIL2 chromosome 5, PHallii_v3.1, whole genome shotgun sequence genome contains the following window.
CATTTCAAATATTCTGTCAGACCCACTAATCTCAACAACAGTATAATTCCAATAATTCTTTTAAATGTAGATCCATAGAATATTTGGGTAAAAGCAAAGGTACATAGTCATAAATGTCAATTTCTTCTTCTGCAAGTTTGTTTCAAATATTCCAGTAGACCCACTAATCTCAACATTGGTACTAGAGAAATACATGTTGAAAACAATTATCTTATGATAGTTAACTGATAAACTCCCGGACCTTCTGCCTCAGGACACCAATATTTTTCAACAGAAAAGCACACCAAATTCATGTAAATCACAGATTCTTATGACCTATCACCCTCCGTCCCAAAATAAGTTCACTTCTAGGTTTGAGGTGAAGAGAAGAGATCAATGTTGTTGAGAAATTACATATATACCCCTATAAATGTGTAATCATTGCACTTTGGGAAAAGAGAAAATGGAAAAGGACAACTAGAGTTAGGTTATCTCATATCTAATGGTGCACTTATTTGGGACAAATTTTGAGCTCTAGAAGTGCATTTAttatgggacggagggagtagattCCAATATTATGTCTCATACAGCTTCTATGCAGTATGGCAGACAGCTCTCCACAGCATGAATGTTCCTTACAGGGCAAGTGTTTTTACACTTACTTGGGTCCTAGGACCAACATATGTGCTCAtcttataaagaaaaatgccaGAGCTTCTTTTGCTTATAATAATATGGTATAACGAAACTATAAATCTCTGTATAACCAGCCCCAATCCATGCATCATACCCACTCTAAGCACATGTTCATGTCAATAATGATGGTTAAATCCATACATCTCTATCTAGTCATTGATTCAAAGACTCATCCACAATATAACCCCCAAAAGCAATCTCTTTAACTACTATGGAGTATGGAGTAGGCTGGCTCGCCACTATCACTTCAATTATCACACATAAAGAATTCTTTCTCTTAAAAATTTTGTGCCAAGTTACTAAAGGGGGCAATCCTATGATTTCAGGTCAAAAATATGGTGTGCTAATTTACTCTTCTAAGAAAGAATAATGTTTGTGATCAACATGCAATTCAAAACCCCAACAGAGAAGCATGGATTATTGATCGACTGCTCCCTAGCACAAACGCACAGATccttttttaattttttacaaTTAAAATGTTCCATTTTCTAACCCACCTATGAGTCTATGATGCCTTTTATAATGCATAAACAAATAGCTCATGAACTAGCCAACTACAACTGAAGCAGCAACCCTTCCAGTCAACAAAAAAGTCCTAATGCTGCCCTTGAATTGGAATATTTATGGCAAATCAATTATATTTACTTACAATTGTGTCCAATTCAAGTATGACTTTGTTCACTACAAAAATCAGTATTGCTATTAATTGGACAACACTGGATCAAAATTATGGATACATTCAGACAACATAAAGAGATTTAATGCAGCATTGCATAACTATGCTCGATTCCTATATAGCAAACTACATATCCAATTATCCATTCTTATTGCctataaatttcaaactacAGAATACATAGCAGAAGTGATTAAAGAAGCATACCTGGTGATCAGAGATCTTGACAGGGACAAGGAAGAAGTCATTGTCCACCTCCATAGTATCCTTACCCCCTGCCACCACCTCCTTCCGCATCTTGGACAAGCGGGGGTCATCGGTGTCCCCAACTTCAGTTTCCAGTACCCCATCCTTGAAGAGCTTTACACAGATCTCACTCATCTGGAAGGCCTCAAAGTGCACGTCCCCGGTACCGTCATCCCCCACCTCCAATTTCACTATGGCGGTGATCCACTCCGGGATCCCACCCTCAGCCTGCAGCTGGGCGGCCTGCACAACCTCCCTATTGGACATGGTGTACTCGCCTGTCTCGCTGGCCTTCCTCCCCACGGCCTGCGTGAACACGAGGCCGACCCGGCGCATCCCGAGCCCCTCGGCGATGGCGTCGACGCGAGCCTCCTCGTCGGGATCCCTCATGAGGTGGACCACGTCCTCGGCGCCCTGCTGCGGCGGCTCGTAGATGAAGTCTACGAAGACCTCCTTGGTCTCGGCGTCGACGCGGCCGTAGAGGAAGCCCGCCCGCTTGACGGCGAACGCGAGGGACTCGGCGACGTAGAGCTGGAACGCGTTGGCGGCGTCGCGGtcgaaggaggcggcggcgcagagcgcGTTCTCCTGGCGGGTGACGCGGATCTGGCGCGCGATGAGGTCGTCCATGGTCATCTTCTTGCCGAaggagccggcggcggagagcgccttgggcggcggcgggcgggcggagcgCGCGTCGGGCGGGTAGGCGAGGTAGACGAAGGCTCCGTTGGCGAGGCGGAGCGAGGCTAGCGTGGCGGCCGGGTCGGCGAGGagggggacggcggcggaggggctggggaggaggagggccgGGTCGAGGGAGAGGCGCTGGAGCGGGACGGGCACGGTGAGGTGCAACTCGATGAGGTGCTGCAGGTCGGCGACGGTGGCGGAGGCAGGGTCCGGGACCGTGATGCGGTCCGTGCCGTCGCGGCTGCGGATGCGGAGGAtcatcgcggcggcggcggcgttgctgCTCGCGCTTAGCTTCGGTGATGGGTTTTGCGGGGATTCGGGATTGCGCTGGTGCGATTTTATAGGCCGAGCCCGGGTGGGTTGGGAATCTGTGCACGAGGAGGAAACGGAGCAGGGTGCAGGGAGGAGGAAGCCGAGACGGCGGGGGATAGCCGGAGATGGAGAGGGATGGGTTCGGAGGGGAGATTCCGGAAGGCTTGGGCGGTGGTTGCGTGCTACCCTGCAGGTACACCTGGCCTCTTTGTAATTTGTTCCTCTACGCCAGTAAAGAGATCCAAGGATTTCTCGGGCAAATCTAGGTGAATGGACGCAAAATTTCAACAATTCTTGGCACGTCGAAGGGACTAGGACGTTTCAACTTTCAAACATGCTAGGATGTTAAGATTTTTCCTCAATTTATTAAgaaaaataaattagttttTTTAAAGCAAGTGGTAATTTGAAACAATGCAAAACAAATTAAGTACACCAAAATGGATGAACAGAGGCGCTAGGATTGAGTCATCCATTCTGTAAAGGTGTttgtattttttatttattacaGAATTTAACCGACGCTATTGACATGCCCTTAATAATAGTTATGTTAAACTCGAGATCTATCGTCTTAGTCTTTACGTGATTTTGTATCTGTACTATTTGTCGTAAGAAAATACCTCAAGAAGACATACGCCAAGCTAAGAAAGAAAGCAAATAGAAATAATCTATACGGTAAAGAATGAAAAATTTTAATAACACGTTTTACCGCAGAAAATTAACCACACCCCTCACGGTAACCCCACCTGACAGGgcagaaaaaaaaggaagaaccAAAAACGGCATGTGTAAAAATCGGCGATGCAAAATAATTCCGCCAGAAATCCCCTTTTTTTTTCTACCCGCGCGCGGCATTACCCGCCCGTCGGTACCCACCCCAGTCCCGCTCGTTCTCTCTCCCGTTTCCTTCTCTGCCGCAaccatcccctccccttccgaCGGCGCCgcctctcccttcctctctcccctccctcccccaGTCTTGCGATCCCCTCCAAACCTTCCATGCCGCAGCCGTTGGTGGTGTTCCCATGGCTGGCATTCGGCCACATCATCCCCTTCCTTGAGCTCTCGGAGCAGCTAGCCAAGCGCGGCCACTTCGTCACCTTCGTCTCCGCCCCGAGGAACCTCGCCAGGCTTAGGCCCGTCGTCCCGGAGGTCAGGCCACGCATccgcctcgcgccactgctcctgCCGCGCGTCGAGGGCCTCCCGGGCGGCGCCGAGTCGACGGCCGACGTGCCGCCGGAGAAGGTCGAGCTCCTCAAGGTCGCCTTCGACGGCCTCGCCGCCCCCTTCGCCGCCTTCCTCGCTGGGGACTGCGCCGGCGGGGAGGCCGGAGAGGGGCACGGCAGGAAGCCAGACAGGATCGTCCTCGACTTCGCGCAGCACTGGCTCCCGCCCATCGCCGACGAGCACGGTCTCCGGGCCACCCTCTGCACCGCACGGTCTCGGgcctcgctgccgccgccgccgtcgatctTCCCTCCTCCGCGAGGCCTCCACCGCCGAGCCGCCGTCCACGGTCCTCTCCATCCAGCTCTGACAAACGACGCCTGGGCGCTCGGCCTCGCGGCGTGGGAGGAGGCCACGGCCTTCACGAGGGCCCGCGGCGCGCGCGTCCCGCGGCTGCCCCACGCCCCACCGCATGGCCGACGAGGCGACGACGCCTGGGCGCTCGACCTCGCAGCGTGGGAGGAGGCCGCGGCCTTCGCGGGGGGCCCTTAGCGCTGCTCGCGAGCGGCCGTTTCTCGGCGGCGCATTTGGTCTGCTCGTTCGCGAACGATCCCACAGCTGCTGCTTCGATCGACCATCCTGCTCACTCGTCTGACGAGAGGTCTTCGTTTGTGTTTCCGCGCATACAGGCCTCGGTGTCGCCGGTGCTGGCGAGTATCCTCGAGCGCCGCCTGCACAAGGACAGGGAGAGCGGCAAGGTCAGCCAGTCCATCGTCCGGATCCACGGCGTCACTGACGACGCCGCGGCCGCGTTCGTCCGCCTCCTCGACGCCGGTAGGTACCccgccccc
Protein-coding sequences here:
- the LOC112893449 gene encoding NPL4-like protein gives rise to the protein MILRIRSRDGTDRITVPDPASATVADLQHLIELHLTVPVPLQRLSLDPALLLPSPSAAVPLLADPAATLASLRLANGAFVYLAYPPDARSARPPPPKALSAAGSFGKKMTMDDLIARQIRVTRQENALCAAASFDRDAANAFQLYVAESLAFAVKRAGFLYGRVDAETKEVFVDFIYEPPQQGAEDVVHLMRDPDEEARVDAIAEGLGMRRVGLVFTQAVGRKASETGEYTMSNREVVQAAQLQAEGGIPEWITAIVKLEVGDDGTGDVHFEAFQMSEICVKLFKDGVLETEVGDTDDPRLSKMRKEVVAGGKDTMEVDNDFFLVPVKISDHQGPLSVGFPIENRGSPVGMSALRSHLDRTKHLTFVKRISDFHLLLKVATFLDVKADVPPLAACVKTQSRVPEGYQLLIESLASQG
- the LOC112893450 gene encoding UDP-glycosyltransferase 91B1-like, with the protein product MQNNSARNPLFFSTRARHYPPVGTHPSPARSLSRFLLCRNHPLPFRRRRLSLPLSPPSPSLAIPSKPSMPQPLVVFPWLAFGHIIPFLELSEQLAKRGHFVTFVSAPRNLARLRPVVPEVRPRIRLAPLLLPRVEGLPGGAESTADVPPEKVELLKVAFDGLAAPFAAFLAGDCAGGEAGEGHGRKPDRIVLDFAQHWLPPIADEHGLRATLCTARSRASLPPPPSIFPPPRGLHRRAAVHGPLHPALTNDAWALGLAAWEEATAFTRARGARVPRLPHAPPHGRRGDDAWALDLAAWEEAAAFAGGP